A region from the Panicum hallii strain FIL2 chromosome 1, PHallii_v3.1, whole genome shotgun sequence genome encodes:
- the LOC112879020 gene encoding probable LRR receptor-like serine/threonine-protein kinase At5g45780 isoform X1, protein MAAASPRLSPFAAALAAAWVLAAAGWAAAGDPPLSPKGLNYEVAALMAVKSRLRDEKGVMALWDINSVDPCTWSMVACSPDKFVVSLQMANNGLSGTLSPSIGNLSHLQTMSLQNNKISGDIPPEIGKLTNLNALDLSSNEFVGDIPSSLGQLTRLNYLRLDRNNLSGQIPVDVAKLPGLTFLDLSFNNLSGPVPKIYAHDYSLAGNRFLCNSSIIHGCSDLTAMTNGTTSRQVQKAKNHHQLALAISLSVTCSTVLVLLFVYWLSYCRWRLPFASADQDLEFELGHLKHFSFHDLQSATDNFNSKNVLGQGGFGIVYKGCLRNGPLVAVKRLKDPDVTGEVQFQTEVELIGLAVHRNLLRLYGFCMTSKERLLVYPYMPNGSVADRLRDYRNGKPSLDWSKRMRIALGAARGLLYLHEQCNPKIIHRDVKAANILLDESFEAIVGDFGLAKLLDRQESHVTTAVRGTIGHIAPEYLSTGQSSEKTDVYGFGILLLELITGPKTLSNGHGQSQKGMILDWVRELKEEKKLDKLVDRDLKDSFDAAELECSVDVIIQCTQTNPILRPKMSEVLHALEANVTLAESSIELNREPLPYGGPYGFSIRHEDPHDSSSFIIEPIELSGPR, encoded by the exons ATGGCGGCGGCATCGCCGCGGCTCTCTCCCTTCGCCGCGGccctggcggcggcgtgggTACTGGCTGCTGCGGGTTGGGCCGCGGCCGGGGACCCGCCGCTCTCGCCCAAGGGGCTCAACTACGAAG TGGCGGCGCTGATGGCCGTGAAGAGCCGGCTGCGAGACGAGAAGGGGGTCATGGCGCTGTGGGACATCAACTCCGTCGACCCCTGCACCTGGTCCATGGTCGCCTGCTCCCCCGACAAGTTCGTCGTCTCGCT CCAGATGGCCAACAACGGCTTGTCCGGGACGCTGTCGCCGAGCATCGGGAACCTCAGCCACCTGCAGACAAT GTCACTACAAAATAACAAAATATCAGGTGATATTCCTCCAGAAATAGGGAAGCTGACCAATCTAAACGCTCTTGACCTTTCTAGCAATGAGTTTGTTGGTGATATTCCAAGTTCATTGGGGCAGTTGACTCGACTAAATTATCT GCGCCTTGATAGGAATAACTTGTCTGGGCAGATCCCTGTGGATGTTGCTAAGCTTCCAGGTCTCACATTCCT TGACTTATCATTCAACAATTTAAGTGGCCCAGTTCCAAAAATCTATGCACATGACTACAG TCTTGCGGGAAATCGGTTCCTTTGCAATTCATCAATTATACATGGCTGTTCGGATTTGACAGCAATGACTAATG GGACAACGTCTAGACAGGTGCAAAAGGCAAAGAACCATCATCAATTAGCGCTGGCAATTTCTCTAAGCGTCACCTGTTCCACAGTATTAGTTTTGTTGTTCGTGTATTGGCTAAGTTACTGCAGATGGCGCTTGCCTTTTGCTTCTGCTG ATCAAGATCTAGAGTTTGAATTGGGTCATCTGAAGCATTTCTCATTTCATGATCTGCAAAGTGCAACGGACAATTTTAATTCGAAGAATGTATTAGGTCAAGGAGGCTTTGGTATTGTTTACAAAGGCTGTCTGAGAAATGGACCTTTAGTGGCAGTGAAGAGATTAAAAGATCCTGATGTTACTGGTGAAGTTCAATTTCAAACAGAAGTTGAGTTGATTGGTCTTGCTGTGCACAGGAATCTCTTGCGCTTGTATGGGTTTTGCATGACCTCGAAAGAGCGGTTACTTGTGTATCCATATATGCCAAATGGCAGTGTTGCTGACCGCTTGAGAG ATTACCGTAACGGAAAACCATCTCTTGATTGGAGTAAACGCATGCGCATTGCTCTTGGGGCTGCCAGGGGATTACTTTACCTTCATGAACAATGCAATCCTAAGATCATTCACAGAGATGTCAAAGCTGCAAACATATTGCTTGATGAAAGTTTTGAAGCAATCGTCGGGGATTTTGGATTGGCGAAACTTCTTGACCGACAAGAATCACATGTTACTACTGCAGTTCGGGGCACTATTGGGCATATTGCTCCTGAGTATCTTTCAACTGGACAGTCCTCAGAAAAGACTGATGTTTATGGGTTTGGTATTCTCCTGTTGGAATTGATTACTGGTCCTAAAACCTTAAGCAATGGACATGGACAGTCTCAGAAGGGCATGATTCTAGATTGG GTTAGAGAACTGAAGGAGGAAAAGAAACTGGATAAGCTGGTTGACAGGGATCTCAAGGATTCATTTGATGCTGCGGAGCTGGAGTGTTCCGTTGACGTGATTATCCAATGTACGCAGACCAACCCTATCCTTCGGCCTAAGATGTCAGAAGTTCTGCACGCTCTTGAAGCGAACGTCACACTGGCAGAGAGCAGCATCGAGTTGAATAGAGAACCTCTTCCTTATGGAGGCCCTTACGGTTTCTCTATCCGACATGAGGATCCTCATGATTCGTCGTCCTTCATAATAGAGCCAATTGAGCTGTCTGGTCCCAGATGA
- the LOC112879043 gene encoding shaggy-related protein kinase GSK4 isoform X2, with protein sequence MAALPGGAHAAGAADPMQVDQPRPAAAAAAAPVPADAKHAGSMIEGGDPVTGHIISTTIGGKNGEPKRTISYMAERVVGTGSFGIVFQAKCLETGETVAIKKVLQDKRYKNRELQIMRSMDHCNVVSLKHCFFSTTSRDELFLNLVMEFVPESLYRVLKHYSNMNQRMPLIYVKLYTYQIFRGLAYIHTVPGVCHRDVKPQNLLVDPLTHQVKICDFGSAKMLVKGEANISYICSRYYRAPELIFGATEYTTSIDIWSAGCVLAELLLGQPLFPGESAVDQLVEIIKVLGTPTREEIRCMNPNYTEFRFPQIKAHPWHKIFHKRMPPEAIDLASRLLQYSPNLRCTALEACAHPFFDELREPHARLPNGRPFPPLFNFKQE encoded by the exons ATGGCCGCGCTGCCGGGTGGGGCCCACGCCGCCGGCGCTGCGGACCCGATGCAGGTGGACcagccgcgccccgccgccgccgcggcagcagCGCCCGTCCCCGCGGACGCCAAG CATGCCGGTTCTATGATTGAAGGGGGTGATCCAGTCACTGGTCACATAATCTCAACAACCATTGGAGGCAAGAATGGAGAACCTAAAAGG ACGATCAGCTACATGGCTGAGAGAGTTGTGGGAACTGGATCATTCGGAATCGTCTTCCAG GCTAAATGTCTGGAGACTGGTGAGACTGTTGCGATTAAGAAGGTTTTACAGGACAAGCGGTACAAGAATAGGGAGCTGCAAATCATGCGATCCATGGATCACTGCAATGTCGTCTCCTTGAAGCATTGCTTCTTCTCTACCACAAGCAGAGATGAACTTTTCCTTAACTTGGTGATGGAGTTTGTTCCTGAGTCACTGTATCGTGTATTGAAGCATTACAGCAATATGAACCAGAGGATGCCGCTTATATATGTCAAGTTATACACCTACCAG ATATTTCGGGGTTTAGCCTATATTCACACTGTACCTGGCGTTTGCCACAGGGATGTGAAACCTCAGAATCTTTTG GTTGATCCTCTGACTCACCAAGTGAAGATATGTGATTTTGGGAGTGCCAAAATGTTG GTCAAAGGTGAAGCGAACATATCATATATATGCTCACGTTATTACCGTGCTCCAGAGCTCATATTTGGGGCGACTGAGTACACAACATCAATTGATATCTGGTCAGCTGGATGTGTTCTTGCTGAGCTGCTTCTTGGCCAA CCTCTCTTCCCTGGTGAAAGTGCTGTGGATCAGCTTGTTGAGATAATAAAG GTTCTTGGTACTCCAACACGCGAGGAGATCCGATGTATGAACCCGAACTACACTGAATTTAGATTCCCTCAGATCAAAGCTCATCCATGGCACAAG ATTTTCCACAAGCGGATGCCTCCAGAAGCTATAGATCTTGCTTCACGTCTGCTCCAGTATTCACCAAATCTACGATGCACTGCT CTTGAGGCATGCGCACATCCATTCTTTGATGAGTTGCGAGAACCACATGCAAGGTTGCCAAACGGACGGCCATTCCCTCCACTGTTTAACTTTAAACAGGAA TAG
- the LOC112879020 gene encoding probable LRR receptor-like serine/threonine-protein kinase At5g45780 isoform X3: MANNGLSGTLSPSIGNLSHLQTMSLQNNKISGDIPPEIGKLTNLNALDLSSNEFVGDIPSSLGQLTRLNYLRLDRNNLSGQIPVDVAKLPGLTFLDLSFNNLSGPVPKIYAHDYSLAGNRFLCNSSIIHGCSDLTAMTNGTTSRQVQKAKNHHQLALAISLSVTCSTVLVLLFVYWLSYCRWRLPFASADQDLEFELGHLKHFSFHDLQSATDNFNSKNVLGQGGFGIVYKGCLRNGPLVAVKRLKDPDVTGEVQFQTEVELIGLAVHRNLLRLYGFCMTSKERLLVYPYMPNGSVADRLRDYRNGKPSLDWSKRMRIALGAARGLLYLHEQCNPKIIHRDVKAANILLDESFEAIVGDFGLAKLLDRQESHVTTAVRGTIGHIAPEYLSTGQSSEKTDVYGFGILLLELITGPKTLSNGHGQSQKGMILDWVRELKEEKKLDKLVDRDLKDSFDAAELECSVDVIIQCTQTNPILRPKMSEVLHALEANVTLAESSIELNREPLPYGGPYGFSIRHEDPHDSSSFIIEPIELSGPR, translated from the exons ATGGCCAACAACGGCTTGTCCGGGACGCTGTCGCCGAGCATCGGGAACCTCAGCCACCTGCAGACAAT GTCACTACAAAATAACAAAATATCAGGTGATATTCCTCCAGAAATAGGGAAGCTGACCAATCTAAACGCTCTTGACCTTTCTAGCAATGAGTTTGTTGGTGATATTCCAAGTTCATTGGGGCAGTTGACTCGACTAAATTATCT GCGCCTTGATAGGAATAACTTGTCTGGGCAGATCCCTGTGGATGTTGCTAAGCTTCCAGGTCTCACATTCCT TGACTTATCATTCAACAATTTAAGTGGCCCAGTTCCAAAAATCTATGCACATGACTACAG TCTTGCGGGAAATCGGTTCCTTTGCAATTCATCAATTATACATGGCTGTTCGGATTTGACAGCAATGACTAATG GGACAACGTCTAGACAGGTGCAAAAGGCAAAGAACCATCATCAATTAGCGCTGGCAATTTCTCTAAGCGTCACCTGTTCCACAGTATTAGTTTTGTTGTTCGTGTATTGGCTAAGTTACTGCAGATGGCGCTTGCCTTTTGCTTCTGCTG ATCAAGATCTAGAGTTTGAATTGGGTCATCTGAAGCATTTCTCATTTCATGATCTGCAAAGTGCAACGGACAATTTTAATTCGAAGAATGTATTAGGTCAAGGAGGCTTTGGTATTGTTTACAAAGGCTGTCTGAGAAATGGACCTTTAGTGGCAGTGAAGAGATTAAAAGATCCTGATGTTACTGGTGAAGTTCAATTTCAAACAGAAGTTGAGTTGATTGGTCTTGCTGTGCACAGGAATCTCTTGCGCTTGTATGGGTTTTGCATGACCTCGAAAGAGCGGTTACTTGTGTATCCATATATGCCAAATGGCAGTGTTGCTGACCGCTTGAGAG ATTACCGTAACGGAAAACCATCTCTTGATTGGAGTAAACGCATGCGCATTGCTCTTGGGGCTGCCAGGGGATTACTTTACCTTCATGAACAATGCAATCCTAAGATCATTCACAGAGATGTCAAAGCTGCAAACATATTGCTTGATGAAAGTTTTGAAGCAATCGTCGGGGATTTTGGATTGGCGAAACTTCTTGACCGACAAGAATCACATGTTACTACTGCAGTTCGGGGCACTATTGGGCATATTGCTCCTGAGTATCTTTCAACTGGACAGTCCTCAGAAAAGACTGATGTTTATGGGTTTGGTATTCTCCTGTTGGAATTGATTACTGGTCCTAAAACCTTAAGCAATGGACATGGACAGTCTCAGAAGGGCATGATTCTAGATTGG GTTAGAGAACTGAAGGAGGAAAAGAAACTGGATAAGCTGGTTGACAGGGATCTCAAGGATTCATTTGATGCTGCGGAGCTGGAGTGTTCCGTTGACGTGATTATCCAATGTACGCAGACCAACCCTATCCTTCGGCCTAAGATGTCAGAAGTTCTGCACGCTCTTGAAGCGAACGTCACACTGGCAGAGAGCAGCATCGAGTTGAATAGAGAACCTCTTCCTTATGGAGGCCCTTACGGTTTCTCTATCCGACATGAGGATCCTCATGATTCGTCGTCCTTCATAATAGAGCCAATTGAGCTGTCTGGTCCCAGATGA
- the LOC112879043 gene encoding shaggy-related protein kinase eta isoform X1 — MAALPGGAHAAGAADPMQVDQPRPAAAAAAAPVPADAKHAGSMIEGGDPVTGHIISTTIGGKNGEPKRTISYMAERVVGTGSFGIVFQAKCLETGETVAIKKVLQDKRYKNRELQIMRSMDHCNVVSLKHCFFSTTSRDELFLNLVMEFVPESLYRVLKHYSNMNQRMPLIYVKLYTYQIFRGLAYIHTVPGVCHRDVKPQNLLVDPLTHQVKICDFGSAKMLVKGEANISYICSRYYRAPELIFGATEYTTSIDIWSAGCVLAELLLGQPLFPGESAVDQLVEIIKVLGTPTREEIRCMNPNYTEFRFPQIKAHPWHKIFHKRMPPEAIDLASRLLQYSPNLRCTALEACAHPFFDELREPHARLPNGRPFPPLFNFKQELANASPELINRLIPDHARRHLGLTFLPAAGP, encoded by the exons ATGGCCGCGCTGCCGGGTGGGGCCCACGCCGCCGGCGCTGCGGACCCGATGCAGGTGGACcagccgcgccccgccgccgccgcggcagcagCGCCCGTCCCCGCGGACGCCAAG CATGCCGGTTCTATGATTGAAGGGGGTGATCCAGTCACTGGTCACATAATCTCAACAACCATTGGAGGCAAGAATGGAGAACCTAAAAGG ACGATCAGCTACATGGCTGAGAGAGTTGTGGGAACTGGATCATTCGGAATCGTCTTCCAG GCTAAATGTCTGGAGACTGGTGAGACTGTTGCGATTAAGAAGGTTTTACAGGACAAGCGGTACAAGAATAGGGAGCTGCAAATCATGCGATCCATGGATCACTGCAATGTCGTCTCCTTGAAGCATTGCTTCTTCTCTACCACAAGCAGAGATGAACTTTTCCTTAACTTGGTGATGGAGTTTGTTCCTGAGTCACTGTATCGTGTATTGAAGCATTACAGCAATATGAACCAGAGGATGCCGCTTATATATGTCAAGTTATACACCTACCAG ATATTTCGGGGTTTAGCCTATATTCACACTGTACCTGGCGTTTGCCACAGGGATGTGAAACCTCAGAATCTTTTG GTTGATCCTCTGACTCACCAAGTGAAGATATGTGATTTTGGGAGTGCCAAAATGTTG GTCAAAGGTGAAGCGAACATATCATATATATGCTCACGTTATTACCGTGCTCCAGAGCTCATATTTGGGGCGACTGAGTACACAACATCAATTGATATCTGGTCAGCTGGATGTGTTCTTGCTGAGCTGCTTCTTGGCCAA CCTCTCTTCCCTGGTGAAAGTGCTGTGGATCAGCTTGTTGAGATAATAAAG GTTCTTGGTACTCCAACACGCGAGGAGATCCGATGTATGAACCCGAACTACACTGAATTTAGATTCCCTCAGATCAAAGCTCATCCATGGCACAAG ATTTTCCACAAGCGGATGCCTCCAGAAGCTATAGATCTTGCTTCACGTCTGCTCCAGTATTCACCAAATCTACGATGCACTGCT CTTGAGGCATGCGCACATCCATTCTTTGATGAGTTGCGAGAACCACATGCAAGGTTGCCAAACGGACGGCCATTCCCTCCACTGTTTAACTTTAAACAGGAA CTAGCAAATGCTTCTCCTGAGCTTATCAACAGGTTGATCCCAGACCATGCTAGGCGACATCTTGGGCTCACTTTCTTGCCCGCAGCTGGACCATAG
- the LOC112879020 gene encoding probable LRR receptor-like serine/threonine-protein kinase At5g45780 isoform X2 gives MAVKSRLRDEKGVMALWDINSVDPCTWSMVACSPDKFVVSLQMANNGLSGTLSPSIGNLSHLQTMSLQNNKISGDIPPEIGKLTNLNALDLSSNEFVGDIPSSLGQLTRLNYLRLDRNNLSGQIPVDVAKLPGLTFLDLSFNNLSGPVPKIYAHDYSLAGNRFLCNSSIIHGCSDLTAMTNGTTSRQVQKAKNHHQLALAISLSVTCSTVLVLLFVYWLSYCRWRLPFASADQDLEFELGHLKHFSFHDLQSATDNFNSKNVLGQGGFGIVYKGCLRNGPLVAVKRLKDPDVTGEVQFQTEVELIGLAVHRNLLRLYGFCMTSKERLLVYPYMPNGSVADRLRDYRNGKPSLDWSKRMRIALGAARGLLYLHEQCNPKIIHRDVKAANILLDESFEAIVGDFGLAKLLDRQESHVTTAVRGTIGHIAPEYLSTGQSSEKTDVYGFGILLLELITGPKTLSNGHGQSQKGMILDWVRELKEEKKLDKLVDRDLKDSFDAAELECSVDVIIQCTQTNPILRPKMSEVLHALEANVTLAESSIELNREPLPYGGPYGFSIRHEDPHDSSSFIIEPIELSGPR, from the exons ATGGCCGTGAAGAGCCGGCTGCGAGACGAGAAGGGGGTCATGGCGCTGTGGGACATCAACTCCGTCGACCCCTGCACCTGGTCCATGGTCGCCTGCTCCCCCGACAAGTTCGTCGTCTCGCT CCAGATGGCCAACAACGGCTTGTCCGGGACGCTGTCGCCGAGCATCGGGAACCTCAGCCACCTGCAGACAAT GTCACTACAAAATAACAAAATATCAGGTGATATTCCTCCAGAAATAGGGAAGCTGACCAATCTAAACGCTCTTGACCTTTCTAGCAATGAGTTTGTTGGTGATATTCCAAGTTCATTGGGGCAGTTGACTCGACTAAATTATCT GCGCCTTGATAGGAATAACTTGTCTGGGCAGATCCCTGTGGATGTTGCTAAGCTTCCAGGTCTCACATTCCT TGACTTATCATTCAACAATTTAAGTGGCCCAGTTCCAAAAATCTATGCACATGACTACAG TCTTGCGGGAAATCGGTTCCTTTGCAATTCATCAATTATACATGGCTGTTCGGATTTGACAGCAATGACTAATG GGACAACGTCTAGACAGGTGCAAAAGGCAAAGAACCATCATCAATTAGCGCTGGCAATTTCTCTAAGCGTCACCTGTTCCACAGTATTAGTTTTGTTGTTCGTGTATTGGCTAAGTTACTGCAGATGGCGCTTGCCTTTTGCTTCTGCTG ATCAAGATCTAGAGTTTGAATTGGGTCATCTGAAGCATTTCTCATTTCATGATCTGCAAAGTGCAACGGACAATTTTAATTCGAAGAATGTATTAGGTCAAGGAGGCTTTGGTATTGTTTACAAAGGCTGTCTGAGAAATGGACCTTTAGTGGCAGTGAAGAGATTAAAAGATCCTGATGTTACTGGTGAAGTTCAATTTCAAACAGAAGTTGAGTTGATTGGTCTTGCTGTGCACAGGAATCTCTTGCGCTTGTATGGGTTTTGCATGACCTCGAAAGAGCGGTTACTTGTGTATCCATATATGCCAAATGGCAGTGTTGCTGACCGCTTGAGAG ATTACCGTAACGGAAAACCATCTCTTGATTGGAGTAAACGCATGCGCATTGCTCTTGGGGCTGCCAGGGGATTACTTTACCTTCATGAACAATGCAATCCTAAGATCATTCACAGAGATGTCAAAGCTGCAAACATATTGCTTGATGAAAGTTTTGAAGCAATCGTCGGGGATTTTGGATTGGCGAAACTTCTTGACCGACAAGAATCACATGTTACTACTGCAGTTCGGGGCACTATTGGGCATATTGCTCCTGAGTATCTTTCAACTGGACAGTCCTCAGAAAAGACTGATGTTTATGGGTTTGGTATTCTCCTGTTGGAATTGATTACTGGTCCTAAAACCTTAAGCAATGGACATGGACAGTCTCAGAAGGGCATGATTCTAGATTGG GTTAGAGAACTGAAGGAGGAAAAGAAACTGGATAAGCTGGTTGACAGGGATCTCAAGGATTCATTTGATGCTGCGGAGCTGGAGTGTTCCGTTGACGTGATTATCCAATGTACGCAGACCAACCCTATCCTTCGGCCTAAGATGTCAGAAGTTCTGCACGCTCTTGAAGCGAACGTCACACTGGCAGAGAGCAGCATCGAGTTGAATAGAGAACCTCTTCCTTATGGAGGCCCTTACGGTTTCTCTATCCGACATGAGGATCCTCATGATTCGTCGTCCTTCATAATAGAGCCAATTGAGCTGTCTGGTCCCAGATGA